Proteins encoded in a region of the Vitis riparia cultivar Riparia Gloire de Montpellier isolate 1030 chromosome 7, EGFV_Vit.rip_1.0, whole genome shotgun sequence genome:
- the LOC117917997 gene encoding uncharacterized protein LOC117917997 has translation MSLRIKAVVDKFVQELKEALDADIQDRIMKEREMQSYIEEREREVAEREAAWKAELSRREAEIARQEARLKMEKENLEKEKSVLMGTASNQDNQDGALEITVSGEKYRCLRFAKAKK, from the exons ATGTCCTTGAGAATAAAGGCAGTGGTAGATAAATTTGTGCAGGAGTTGAAGGAAGCTCTGGATGCAGATATACAAGACAGAATAATGAAGGAGAGGGAGATGCAGAGTTATATTGAAGAGCGTGAACGTGAAGTTGCCGAGCGTGAAGCTGCTTGGAAAGCTGAGCTTTCTCGTCGTGAG GCAGAGATTGCCCGACAAGAAGCAAGGCTGAAGATGGAGAAAGAGAACCTTGAAAAGGAGAAAAGTGTCCTAATGGGAACTGCATCAAATCAAGATAACCAAGATGGGGCTCTTGAAATCACTGTAAGTGGTGAAAAGTACCGATGCCTCAGGTTTGCAAAGGCAAAGAAATGA
- the LOC117917996 gene encoding transcription factor BHLH42, with protein sequence MAAPPNSRLQSMLQSAVQSVRWTYSLFWQICPQQGILVWGDGYYNGAIKTRKTVQPMEVSAEEASLQRSQQLRELYESLSAGETNQPARRPCAALSPEDLTESEWFYLMCVSFSFPPGVGLPGKAYAKRHHIWLAGANEVDSKVFSRAILAKSARVQTVVCIPLMDGVVEFGTTEKVQEDLGFVQHVKSFFTDHHLHNHPPKPALSEHSTSNPATSSDHSRFHSPPIQAAYAAADPPASNNQEEEEEEEEEEEEEEEEEEEEEEAESDSEAETGRNNRRVRTQNTGTEGVAGSHTAAEPSELIQLEMSEGIRLGSPDDGSNNLDSDFHMLAVSQPGSSVDHQRRADSYRAESARRWPMLQDPLCSSGLQQPPPQPPTGPPPLDELSQEDTHYSQTVSTILQHQPNRWSESSSSGCIAPYSSQSAFAKWTTRCDHHHHPMAVEGTSQWLLKYILFSVPFLHTKYRDENSPKSRDGDSAGRFRKGTPQDELSANHVLAERRRREKLNERFIILRSLVPFVTKMDKASILGDTIEYVKQLRKKIQDLEARTRQMEVEQRSRGSDSVRSKEHRIGSGGVDRNRAVVAGSDKRKLRIVEGSTGAKPKVVDSPPAAVEGGTTTVEVSIIESDALLEMQCPYREGLLLDVMQMLRDLRLETTTVQSSLTNGVFVAELRAKVKENASGKKASIMEVKRAINQIIPQY encoded by the exons ATGGCTGCGCCGCCGAATAGCCGGCTTCAGAGTATGTTGCAGTCGGCGGTGCAATCAGTTCGATGGACTTACAGTCTATTCTGGCAAATCTGTCCCCAGCAAGG GATCTTAGTGTGGGGAGATGGGTATTACAATGGGGCAATCAAGACTAGGAAGACGGTGCAACCAATGGAGGTCAGCGCCGAGGAGGCGTCCCTCCAGAGAAGCCAGCAGCTAAGGGAACTCTACGAATCGCTGTCTGCCGGAGAAACCAACCAGCCAGCAAGGCGGCCATGTGCCGCCTTGTCGCCGGAGGACTTGACCGAGTCGGAGTGGTTCTACCTGATGTGTGTCTCTTTCTCATTTCCTCCTGGGGTGGG GTTACCGGGAAAGGCATATGCAAAGCGGCACCATATATGGCTTGCAGGAGCAAATGAGGTCGATAGCAAAGTCTTCTCTAGAGCTATTCTTGCTAAG AGTGCTCGCGTACAG ACTGTGGTTTGCATTCCTTTAATGGATGGCGTGGTTGAATTTGGCACTACTGAGAAG GTTCAAGAGGACCTTGGATTCGTCCAACATGTAAAAAGCTTCTTCACAGATCATCACCTCCACAACCACCCCCCTAAGCCAGCACTCTCCGAGCACTCCACTTCGAATCCCGCCACCTCATCAGACCACTCGCGTTTTCATTCTCCGCCGATCCAGGCGGCATACGCGGCAGCTGACCCACCAGCAAGTAACAAccaagaggaggaggaggaggaggaggaggaggaggaagaagaggaggaggaggaagaggaagaagaagaagctgagtcCGACTCTGAGGCGGAAACGGGGCGAAACAATCGCAGGGTGAGGACCCAGAACACGGGGACTGAGGGCGTGGCAGGGTCTCACACGGCAGCGGAGCCGAGTGAGCTCATACAACTAGAAATGTCGGAGGGCATACGGCTGGGATCACCAGATGACGGCTCCAACAATCTGGACTCAGACTTTCACATGCTGGCTGTGAGCCAGCCAGGGAGCTCAGTAGACCATCAGCGCCGAGCTGACTCCTACAGAGCGGAGTCGGCTCGCAGGTGGCCGATGTTGCAGGACCCATTGTGCAGCAGCGGCCTCCAACAGCCTCCACCACAACCACCGACAG GGCCCCCTCCATTGGATGAATTATCACAGGAGGACACACACTATTCACAAACCGTCTCAACCATCCTTCAACACCAGCCGAACCGGTGGTCGGAGTCGTCGTCGTCCGGATGCATTGCGCCGTACTCCAGCCAATCAGCGTTTGCCAAGTGGACTACCCGCTGCGACCATCACCACCACCCCATGGCTGTGGAGGGCACCTCCCAGTGGCTGCTCAAATACATCCTCTTTAGCGTTCCCTTCCTCCACACCAAGTACCGTGACGAGAACTCTCCGAAATCCCGCGACGGCGACTCCGCCGGTCGGTTCCGCAAGGGAACGCCTCAGGACGAGCTCAGCGCCAACCACGTCCTCGCCGAACGCCGCCGCCGCGAGAAGCTCAACGAGCGGTTCATCATACTCAGATCGCTGGTGCCGTTCGTGACGAAAATGGACAAGGCTTCGATTCTCGGAGACACGATAGAGTACGTGAAGCAACTTCGGAAGAAAATCCAAGATCTGGAGGCTCGAACACGGCAGATGGAGGTGGAACAGCGATCGAGAGGGTCCGATTCGGTTAGGTCAAAGGAGCATCGCATCGGGTCCGGCGGTGTAGATCGGAACAGGGCGGTGGTGGCAGGGTCAGACAAAAGGAAGTTGAGGATAGTTGAGGGGAGCACCGGCGCGAAGCCAAAGGTGGTGGATTCACCACCGGCAGCGGTGGAAGGCGGAACAACCACCGTGGAGGTGTCGATAATAGAGAGTGACGCATTGTTGGAGATGCAATGTCCGTACAGGGAAGGGCTGTTGCTGGATGTAATGCAGATGCTCCGGGACCTTCGGCTCGAAACGACGACGGTTCAGTCGTCGTTAACCAATGGGGTCTTTGTGGCCGAATTAAGGGCTAAG GTGAAGGAGAATGCCAGTGGGAAGAAGGCAAGCATTATGGAAGTAAAGAGGGCAATAAACCAAATAATACCCCAGTACTGA
- the LOC117918898 gene encoding aluminum-activated malate transporter 12-like: MSSSTVISIPNGHGVAPQERKPRFSFPSISSFLREKGQYDSIKLIHSIKVGISLVLVSLLYLLKPLYDQVGENAMWAIMTVVVVFEFFVGATLCKGVNRGIGTVVGGGFGLATAVIAEDAGEMGNAIGVAIAVFLCGTAATYVRLLPSIKKTCDYGVMIFLLTFNLVAVSGIRGETVVQLARARLSTIGIGFGVCVFTSLCIHPMWASDELHNSVASRFEALACSIDGCLGEYFKLVEEKENQTGGVNFSGCQSVLNSTDKDDMLAKFARWEPWHGKFGFSHPWEKYLDIGKELREAAATIFSLKGCLQSPRQPSSTLKQSMREQCEELGSSLASSLRELGDSIKTMRKCRPRFLIVSKLQSKSEELNLLMSPSKLGALKNDDGLAIASFVFQLMDIVGQVEVLAKKVEELGELAKFETK; the protein is encoded by the exons ATGAGCTCCTCAACCGTTATATCTATTCCAAATGGGCATGGGGTTGCTCCTCAGGAGAGGAAACCTcggttttcttttccttctatcAGTTCCTTTCTCAGAGAAAAGGGTCAGTATGACAGCATCAAGCTTATTCACAGCATCAAAGTTGGAATCTCCCTTGTTCTGGTTTCCCTCCTCTATCTCCTTAAGCCACTCTATGACCAAGTTGGGGAGAATGCCATGTGGGCTATCATGACTGTTGTAGTTGTCTTCGAGTTCTTCGTAG GTGCCACACTTTGTAAGGGCGTAAACCGCGGAATTGGGACTGTAGTAGGTGGGGGTTTTGGGCTTGCAACAGCCGTTATAGCTGAAGATGCTGGTGAAATGGGCAACGCCATTGGTGTTGCTATTGCTGTATTTTTATGTG GAACTGCTGCAACCTATGTCCGGTTGCTCCCAAGTATTAAGAAGACATGCGACTATGGAGTCATGATCTTCCTCCTCACATTCAATCTAGTCGCGGTATCTGGTATTCGCGGAGAAACCGTTGTACAACTAGCCCGTGCGCGGCTCTCAACAATAGGGATAGGTTTTGGTGTCTGCGTCTTCACAAGCTTATGCATCCATCCCATGTGGGCCAGTGATGAACTTCATAACTCTGTGGCCTCTAGATTTGAAGCTCTTGCTTGCTCCATTGATG GCTGTTTGGGGGAATACTTTAAACTAgttgaagaaaaggaaaaccaaACCGGCGGGGTCAATTTCAGTGGATGCCAATCTGTGTTAAACTCAACAGACAAGGATGATATGCTG GCAAAATTTGCGCGATGGGAACCATGGCATGGAAAATTCGGGTTCTCCCATCCGTGGGAGAAGTACTTAGACATTGGAAAAGAACTTAGGGAAGCGGCTGCAACCATCTTTTCACTGAAAGGGTGTCTTCAGTCCCCTAGACAA CCCTCATCAACCCTGAAGCAGTCGATGAGAGAACAATGTGAAGAGCTCGGTTCCTCGCTAGCATCGTCTCTGAGAGAGCTTGGAGACAGCATCAAGACAATGAGAAAATGCAGGCCGAGGTTCCTGATTGTGTCCAAGTTGCAGTCAAAGAGTGAAGAGCTAAACCTTCTGATGTCTCCCTCCAAGCTAGGAGCCCTAAAGAATGATGATGGTCTGGCAATTGCAAGCTTTGTTTTCCAGCTGATGGACATAGTTGGACAGGTTGAAGTATTAGCAAAGAAGGTGGAGGAACTTGGAGAACTGGCgaaatttgaaaccaaataG